A single Staphylococcus muscae DNA region contains:
- a CDS encoding ABC transporter ATP-binding protein, translating into MIHIKHIQHRFDNNLVIKDLELNIKKGNIVTLIGKSGCGKSTLLNIIGGFLKATSGKVTIDEQVKEAPSPDCLMIFQHHNLLPWKNINDNIRLGLSHSISDEEINTHLKTVDLDQKGRLFPEALSGGMKQRVALCRAQVHQPKVILMDEPLGALDAFTRYKLQDQLIQLKERTSATIILVTHDIDEAIYLSDDIILLGDGCDILDQYHIAQSHPRNRNDSHLLKVRNDIMEKFALNHHLAEPEYYL; encoded by the coding sequence ATGATTCACATAAAACATATCCAACATCGATTTGACAACAATCTTGTTATTAAAGATTTGGAATTAAACATTAAAAAAGGCAACATCGTCACATTAATAGGTAAAAGTGGCTGTGGTAAGTCAACATTATTAAATATTATTGGTGGTTTTTTAAAGGCAACTTCTGGAAAAGTTACAATTGATGAGCAAGTTAAAGAAGCACCGTCACCAGATTGTTTGATGATCTTCCAACACCACAATTTGCTTCCGTGGAAAAATATTAATGATAATATACGTCTTGGTTTATCTCATTCTATCAGTGATGAAGAAATAAACACACATTTAAAAACGGTAGATTTAGATCAAAAAGGCAGATTATTTCCAGAAGCGTTATCAGGTGGTATGAAACAACGTGTCGCACTCTGTCGGGCACAGGTTCATCAACCGAAAGTCATACTCATGGATGAGCCATTAGGCGCATTAGATGCTTTTACACGTTATAAACTACAAGACCAATTAATACAATTGAAAGAAAGAACAAGCGCAACAATCATTTTAGTAACACATGATATAGATGAAGCCATTTATCTGTCAGATGACATTATATTGCTTGGAGATGGTTGCGATATTCTTGATCAATATCATATCGCACAATCACATCCTCGAAATCGTAATGACAGTCATCTATTAAAAGTTAGAAATGACATCATGGAGAAATTTGCATTAAATCATCACTTAGCAGAACCAGAATATTATCTATAA
- a CDS encoding DUF4242 domain-containing protein, protein MTLFLLEANDLSTFSTREALEEQANILTTGALPTLIEVQATSNLTHGYFIVEANSSEEAKQFLENASININLVKEVRLVGKALDDVKKGDAHVDFLVTWNIPEGITMDQYLARKKKNSVHYEEVPEVQFQRTYVCEDMSKCICLYDAPDEDAVRRARKAVDTPIDGIEKL, encoded by the coding sequence ATGACATTATTTTTACTTGAAGCAAATGATTTAAGCACTTTTTCAACAAGAGAAGCATTGGAAGAACAGGCAAATATCTTAACAACTGGGGCGTTACCAACACTTATAGAAGTTCAAGCTACGTCTAATCTTACGCATGGATACTTTATTGTCGAAGCAAATAGCAGCGAAGAAGCGAAACAGTTTTTAGAAAATGCTTCGATCAATATAAATCTTGTAAAAGAAGTTCGATTAGTCGGTAAAGCATTAGATGACGTAAAAAAAGGCGACGCCCATGTGGATTTTCTTGTTACTTGGAACATTCCCGAAGGCATTACGATGGATCAATACTTGGCACGTAAAAAGAAAAATTCTGTGCATTATGAAGAAGTACCTGAAGTACAATTTCAACGTACTTACGTATGTGAAGACATGTCAAAATGTATCTGTCTATATGACGCACCTGATGAAGATGCTGTTCGACGTGCACGTAAAGCAGTAGATACACCTATTGATGGTATCGAAAAATTATAA
- a CDS encoding TetR/AcrR family transcriptional regulator — protein MKKTKTYYQICKALIRLLEHHPFEAITIKEICAESGVHRSTFYAHFEDKYQLFEVIKQFHMKRYERLMASTTYTIEHSDLETTKSYILKGFRLLFKYILRYKSFFQTIIVTNTQPVLIRDYMKFTQHTYTAILKSLPEMHRSDYFIHYTIGGELAIIYKWLSNDCQETPDEMASILNANLMKTKR, from the coding sequence ATGAAAAAAACAAAAACGTATTATCAAATTTGTAAAGCACTGATTAGGCTTCTTGAGCATCATCCTTTTGAAGCAATTACTATTAAAGAAATTTGTGCAGAAAGCGGTGTACATCGTTCAACATTCTATGCACATTTTGAAGATAAGTACCAACTATTTGAAGTGATTAAACAATTTCATATGAAGCGTTATGAGCGACTGATGGCGTCAACAACATACACGATTGAACATAGTGATTTAGAAACGACTAAATCTTACATTTTAAAAGGGTTCCGATTGTTGTTTAAATATATTCTGCGCTATAAATCTTTTTTCCAAACAATTATTGTGACAAACACACAACCTGTATTGATTAGAGATTATATGAAGTTTACCCAACACACTTATACTGCCATACTAAAATCTTTACCTGAGATGCATCGTTCAGATTATTTCATTCATTATACAATCGGCGGTGAATTAGCTATCATCTATAAATGGTTATCAAATGATTGTCAGGAGACACCTGATGAAATGGCAAGTATTCTTAATGCTAATCTTATGAAGACAAAACGCTAG
- a CDS encoding HlyD family secretion protein produces MKKLVMINIITIVLLVIIGIGGFYFYNQSTNYVKTENAQVDGEQIKIAAPASGQISELKVAEGDKLKEGDTFAKVQVKSETGDVQTMDIPMPVEGTIVKMSAQKGSIAQAGQPLAYAYNLDKRYVTANIDETEVKDVETGQVVDIAIDGQDSKVKGKVVHVGQATASSFSLMPSSNSDGNYTKVTQVIPVKIEFDSQQSNGVLPGMNAEVSIHKN; encoded by the coding sequence ATGAAGAAGTTAGTCATGATTAATATCATTACCATTGTATTGCTCGTCATCATTGGAATTGGAGGATTTTATTTTTATAATCAGTCAACCAATTATGTCAAAACAGAAAATGCGCAAGTAGATGGTGAACAAATTAAAATAGCAGCACCTGCCTCAGGTCAAATTTCAGAGTTGAAAGTAGCTGAAGGAGACAAATTAAAAGAAGGGGATACTTTTGCGAAAGTACAAGTAAAATCTGAAACTGGCGATGTTCAAACAATGGATATCCCGATGCCCGTAGAAGGAACTATTGTGAAAATGTCTGCACAAAAGGGTAGTATAGCACAAGCGGGGCAGCCTTTAGCTTATGCGTATAACTTGGATAAACGTTATGTAACAGCGAATATTGATGAAACAGAAGTGAAGGATGTAGAAACAGGTCAAGTAGTTGATATTGCGATTGATGGCCAAGATTCTAAAGTGAAGGGGAAAGTTGTTCATGTTGGTCAAGCGACAGCATCGAGTTTTTCTTTAATGCCTTCATCAAATAGTGACGGGAATTATACAAAAGTGACACAAGTGATTCCTGTAAAAATTGAGTTTGATAGCCAACAATCAAATGGTGTTCTACCAGGTATGAACGCAGAAGTAAGTATTCATAAGAACTAA
- a CDS encoding DHA2 family efflux MFS transporter permease subunit, which yields MFVMIYSIVSLIVIVLMNLMLLHRRKKKQMNLNEDVDQTQLIDERHEEIDVNASITDQVKGTVTQYRFKEGITRNKVLAAMLFGMFIAILNQTLLNTALPKINTDFNITAATGQWLMTGFMLVNGILIPISAFLFEKYSYRRLFLFSMLIFSVGSLVCGIAWNFPIMMSGRILQAAGAGILMPLGTNVFMTIFPPEKRGMAMGTLGIAMILAPAIGPTLSGYIVDHYDWHTMFIGMFVIGLIALVFAYFWFGMYQRTSQPKADVPGVIFSTIGFGALLYGFSEAGNDGWGSTKIIAMLVIGVIFTTAFVIREMTMKTPMLSFEVLKYPGYTLTAAINMIVTMSLFGGMILLPLYLQNLRGFSAIDSGLLLLPGALIMGFMGPIAGKLLDTIGIKPLAIIGLTITTYGTWELTQLTMDTPYSSILWIYIVRSFGMSFIMMPIMTAGMNALPARLISHGNALINTMRQLAGSIGTAILVTVMTQQTDTHLATFQQDLDATQPFIQDQLQSLAQQLGGEQQATAAILKFVNELAAVDGVNSAFWVATALSGLALIMSFFLHDKSYYMSKE from the coding sequence ATGTTTGTGATGATATATAGCATTGTTTCACTTATCGTGATTGTATTGATGAACCTCATGTTGCTGCACCGTCGTAAGAAAAAACAGATGAACTTAAACGAAGATGTCGACCAAACACAGTTGATAGATGAACGTCATGAAGAGATAGATGTAAACGCATCTATCACTGATCAAGTGAAGGGAACCGTCACGCAATATCGATTTAAAGAAGGGATTACACGTAATAAAGTGTTGGCTGCGATGTTATTTGGTATGTTTATTGCCATATTGAATCAGACATTGTTGAATACCGCACTTCCTAAAATTAATACAGATTTCAATATTACTGCTGCGACAGGGCAGTGGTTAATGACAGGATTTATGTTAGTAAATGGGATATTAATTCCAATCAGTGCATTCTTATTTGAGAAATATTCATATCGACGTTTATTTTTATTCTCTATGTTGATATTCTCTGTCGGCTCACTAGTTTGTGGGATTGCTTGGAACTTTCCAATCATGATGTCAGGTCGTATATTGCAGGCAGCAGGTGCAGGTATCTTGATGCCGCTTGGAACGAATGTCTTTATGACGATTTTCCCACCAGAAAAACGTGGGATGGCAATGGGAACATTAGGAATCGCCATGATACTAGCACCAGCAATTGGGCCAACACTTTCTGGTTATATCGTTGATCATTATGATTGGCATACCATGTTTATCGGTATGTTTGTGATAGGCTTGATAGCGTTAGTTTTCGCATATTTTTGGTTTGGTATGTATCAACGTACCTCACAACCGAAAGCGGATGTACCAGGGGTAATATTTAGTACAATTGGTTTTGGTGCATTATTGTATGGCTTTAGTGAAGCGGGTAACGATGGTTGGGGATCTACAAAAATTATTGCCATGTTAGTGATTGGAGTGATTTTTACAACCGCATTTGTTATTCGTGAAATGACGATGAAAACACCGATGTTAAGCTTTGAGGTACTTAAATATCCAGGCTATACACTGACTGCAGCTATCAATATGATTGTCACAATGAGTTTATTTGGTGGGATGATTTTACTCCCGCTATACTTACAAAATTTACGTGGATTCTCGGCGATTGATTCAGGATTGTTACTCTTACCTGGTGCACTGATTATGGGCTTTATGGGGCCAATTGCCGGTAAACTGTTAGATACAATTGGTATTAAACCTCTGGCAATTATTGGTTTAACAATTACGACTTATGGTACATGGGAATTAACACAATTGACGATGGATACACCTTATTCATCAATTTTATGGATTTATATTGTACGTTCTTTCGGTATGAGTTTTATCATGATGCCTATTATGACAGCAGGTATGAATGCGTTACCTGCGCGACTCATCTCACATGGGAATGCATTAATCAATACAATGCGCCAATTAGCTGGTTCTATTGGTACGGCTATTTTAGTGACTGTTATGACACAACAAACAGATACACATCTTGCAACATTTCAGCAAGATTTAGATGCAACACAGCCATTTATTCAAGATCAGTTACAGTCATTGGCACAGCAACTTGGTGGAGAACAGCAAGCAACAGCAGCTATTTTGAAGTTTGTAAATGAACTTGCAGCAGTTGATGGTGTGAACAGTGCTTTCTGGGTTGCGACAGCCTTGAGTGGACTCGCACTTATCATGAGCTTTTTCTTGCATGATAAATCATATTATATGTCGAAAGAATAA
- a CDS encoding lipoate--protein ligase family protein → MDLASKYFNDVTWRYIDHTTGLEPMQSFAFDDTFSESVGKDLSPNVVRTWIHQHVVILGIHDSRLPYLKDGISYLTDKQGYNAIVRNSGGLGVVLDQGVLNISLIFKGKTEITIDEAFTVMYLLICKMFEDDKIDIDTYEIVHSYCPGKFDLSIDGKKFAGISQRRVRGGVAVQIYLCVEGSGTERAQLMHDFYEHALKGEVTKFSYPDIHPECMASLETLLKRDITVQDVMFKLLYAIKDLGGTLNTDPITTDEWSRYEHYYDRMLARNAKINHQIED, encoded by the coding sequence ATGGATCTCGCTTCTAAATATTTCAATGATGTGACTTGGCGTTACATTGACCATACGACAGGCCTTGAACCGATGCAATCTTTTGCATTTGACGATACATTCTCTGAAAGTGTCGGAAAGGACTTGTCTCCAAATGTTGTGAGAACTTGGATTCATCAGCACGTCGTCATCTTAGGCATACATGATTCACGATTGCCTTATTTAAAAGATGGCATTTCATACTTAACAGATAAACAAGGTTACAATGCGATTGTACGTAATTCTGGTGGTCTAGGTGTTGTACTCGATCAAGGTGTGCTGAACATCTCACTGATCTTTAAAGGTAAAACCGAGATTACGATTGACGAAGCATTCACAGTGATGTACTTGTTGATCTGCAAAATGTTTGAAGATGACAAGATTGACATTGACACTTATGAAATTGTACATTCCTATTGTCCGGGTAAGTTCGATTTAAGTATTGATGGCAAAAAATTTGCAGGTATCTCTCAACGCCGTGTACGCGGGGGTGTGGCCGTTCAAATCTATCTTTGTGTAGAAGGTTCTGGCACTGAACGTGCACAACTCATGCACGACTTCTATGAACATGCACTTAAAGGAGAAGTCACGAAGTTCAGCTATCCTGATATTCATCCAGAGTGCATGGCATCATTAGAGACATTACTTAAGCGTGATATCACTGTACAAGACGTCATGTTCAAATTGCTCTATGCCATCAAAGACTTAGGTGGTACTTTGAACACAGACCCTATAACAACAGATGAATGGTCACGTTATGAGCACTACTATGATCGTATGCTCGCACGTAATGCAAAGATTAATCACCAAATTGAAGACTAA
- the pta gene encoding phosphate acetyltransferase, producing MSSLLNVLKDKLSGKNVRIVLPEGEDARVLSAAVELQASDYVAPIVLGNEDNIKKLAADEGLNIEGIEVIQPDTSDLKAELVEKFVERRKGKATEEQAQELLNNVNYFGTMLVYAGKAEGLVSGAAHSTADTVRPALQIIKTKPGVSKTSGVFFMIKEDKQYLFGDCAINPELGASDLAEIAIESAKTAQSFGMEPKVAMLSFSTKGSAKSDDTEKVVQAVELAQEKIDSENLTDVVVDGEFQFDAAIVPEVAKKKAPGAKIQGDANVFIFPSLEAGNIGYKIAQRLGGFDAVGPVLQGLNSPVNDLSRGCSSEDVYNLSIITAAQSLQ from the coding sequence ATGTCTAGCTTATTAAATGTATTAAAAGACAAATTGTCAGGCAAAAACGTTCGTATTGTATTACCAGAAGGAGAAGATGCACGTGTATTATCAGCAGCCGTTGAATTACAAGCATCTGATTATGTCGCACCTATCGTATTAGGTAACGAAGACAATATTAAAAAATTAGCTGCAGATGAAGGTTTAAACATTGAAGGTATTGAAGTAATCCAACCTGATACAAGCGACCTTAAAGCAGAATTAGTAGAAAAATTCGTAGAACGTCGTAAAGGTAAAGCAACTGAGGAACAAGCCCAAGAGTTACTTAACAACGTAAACTACTTCGGTACAATGCTTGTTTATGCAGGTAAAGCTGAAGGTCTTGTAAGTGGTGCTGCTCACTCAACTGCAGACACTGTACGTCCTGCATTACAAATCATCAAAACAAAACCAGGTGTATCAAAAACATCAGGTGTGTTCTTCATGATTAAAGAAGACAAACAATATCTTTTCGGTGACTGTGCTATCAACCCAGAACTTGGTGCATCAGACTTAGCTGAAATTGCCATTGAAAGTGCGAAAACAGCACAAAGCTTCGGTATGGAACCAAAAGTTGCGATGTTAAGCTTCTCAACAAAAGGTTCAGCAAAATCAGATGACACTGAAAAAGTCGTTCAAGCTGTTGAACTTGCACAAGAAAAAATCGACAGCGAAAACTTAACAGATGTTGTTGTTGATGGTGAATTCCAATTCGACGCAGCAATCGTTCCAGAAGTTGCGAAGAAAAAAGCGCCAGGTGCAAAAATCCAAGGTGATGCGAATGTATTCATCTTCCCTAGCTTAGAAGCTGGTAACATCGGATACAAAATCGCTCAACGTTTAGGTGGTTTTGACGCAGTTGGGCCTGTATTACAAGGTCTTAACTCACCAGTGAACGACTTATCACGTGGCTGCTCTTCAGAAGACGTTTATAACTTATCTATCATTACAGCAGCACAATCATTACAATAA
- the hemQ gene encoding hydrogen peroxide-dependent heme synthase → MSHAAETLDGWYSLHLFYAVDWASWRLVPQAEREQMLAEFEGLLTELKGAKEAGEGDHVAYNVAGQKADILLWFLRPEMKDLTSIETAINKLPIADHFIPTYSYVSVVELSNYLAGQSNEDPYENPHVRARLYPQLPETDYICFYPMNKRRNETYNWYMLSMEERKKLMYDHGMIGRKYAGKIKQFITGSVGFDDFEWGVTLFSDDVLQFKKIVYEMRFDETTARYGEFGSFFIGNKLDSETLHTMMALPEK, encoded by the coding sequence ATGAGTCATGCAGCAGAAACTTTAGATGGATGGTATAGCTTGCATTTATTTTATGCAGTTGATTGGGCATCATGGCGTTTAGTACCGCAAGCAGAACGTGAACAAATGCTTGCAGAATTTGAAGGATTGTTAACAGAACTGAAAGGTGCAAAAGAAGCTGGCGAAGGAGATCATGTGGCATATAACGTTGCAGGTCAAAAGGCAGATATTTTACTTTGGTTCTTACGCCCTGAAATGAAAGACTTAACATCAATTGAGACGGCAATCAACAAGTTACCAATTGCGGATCACTTCATCCCAACATATTCATATGTGTCAGTTGTAGAATTGAGTAATTACCTTGCAGGTCAATCGAACGAAGATCCGTATGAAAATCCACATGTACGCGCTCGTTTGTATCCACAATTACCAGAAACAGATTATATTTGTTTCTATCCAATGAACAAGCGTCGTAATGAAACATACAACTGGTATATGTTGTCAATGGAAGAACGTAAAAAGTTAATGTACGATCACGGAATGATTGGTCGTAAATATGCAGGTAAGATTAAACAATTTATTACAGGTTCTGTTGGGTTTGATGATTTTGAGTGGGGCGTCACACTCTTCTCAGATGACGTATTACAATTCAAAAAAATCGTCTATGAAATGCGCTTCGATGAAACAACAGCACGTTACGGTGAGTTTGGTAGTTTCTTCATTGGTAACAAGCTTGATAGCGAGACACTTCATACGATGATGGCACTTCCTGAAAAATAA
- a CDS encoding APC family permease, with amino-acid sequence MSSDKQTLKPTIGLFTAVTIIVGTIIGSGVFVKPSSVLAYAGTSNLALWAWLLGGILTLASGLTIAEVGAQITRTGGLYAYIKDIYGSFWGFLTGYTLTVLYGPAIIVSLILFLGILITKFFTISSFWIIPIGAGIFLFLLLLNIIGTYYANAMQNISTVAKLIPIFAIVVFGLVYGQEGVFGSDVTQLIMNNDGTVNFGRAVLATLFAYDGWIMLTTMSGEMKNPQKHLPLAMLIGILIVTLVYVMINVAIFKTLPASEVYLFGNSVSAEAAVILFGSIGAKIVNIGLIVSIIGTLNGKLITFPRIPFAMAQDNLLPYSQHVQYVSKRFGSPIGAHIVMSVLTIIILTLSICFPTVFDADYLSEITIFIIYFFYMASFVGLFILRRKNKGQKRAFSVPLYPVLPILAMSGGLFIIINTFISDPLGSGIAIGGLLLGVPLYLFTVKRT; translated from the coding sequence ATGAGTTCGGATAAGCAAACTTTGAAGCCAACAATCGGCTTGTTTACAGCTGTTACGATTATTGTCGGTACAATTATAGGATCAGGGGTATTCGTAAAACCAAGCTCTGTGTTGGCATACGCTGGAACGAGTAATTTAGCGCTTTGGGCATGGTTGCTTGGGGGTATACTTACGTTAGCATCTGGCTTAACGATTGCCGAAGTCGGTGCACAGATCACACGAACAGGTGGTTTGTATGCTTATATCAAAGATATTTACGGTTCATTCTGGGGTTTTTTAACAGGGTACACACTAACCGTCCTTTATGGACCAGCGATTATTGTATCGCTTATTCTCTTTTTAGGCATTTTGATTACGAAATTCTTTACAATTAGTAGTTTTTGGATAATTCCAATCGGGGCAGGTATTTTCCTATTCTTACTCCTATTGAATATCATTGGAACGTATTATGCGAATGCGATGCAAAATATATCAACAGTCGCGAAACTGATTCCAATTTTTGCGATTGTTGTTTTTGGTTTAGTATATGGTCAAGAAGGTGTGTTTGGTAGTGATGTAACACAATTGATCATGAATAATGATGGAACGGTTAACTTTGGACGTGCGGTTTTGGCGACATTATTTGCATATGACGGTTGGATTATGTTGACGACGATGTCGGGCGAGATGAAAAATCCGCAAAAACACTTGCCATTAGCGATGTTAATCGGAATCTTAATTGTCACACTTGTTTATGTGATGATTAATGTGGCGATTTTTAAAACATTACCAGCATCAGAAGTCTATTTATTTGGAAATAGTGTGAGCGCAGAAGCGGCTGTTATTTTGTTTGGTAGTATCGGGGCTAAAATTGTGAATATTGGGTTGATTGTATCAATTATCGGTACGTTGAACGGCAAGTTGATTACTTTCCCACGTATTCCATTTGCGATGGCACAAGACAATTTATTACCGTATTCACAACATGTTCAGTATGTGAGTAAGCGCTTCGGTTCGCCGATTGGTGCACATATTGTGATGAGTGTGTTGACGATTATTATTTTGACTTTGAGCATTTGTTTCCCGACGGTTTTTGATGCGGATTATTTATCAGAGATTACGATTTTTATTATATACTTTTTCTATATGGCGTCATTTGTTGGTTTGTTCATTTTAAGACGTAAAAACAAAGGGCAGAAGCGTGCATTTTCGGTACCGCTTTATCCGGTGTTACCAATTCTAGCGATGTCAGGTGGCTTATTCATTATTATTAATACATTTATATCAGACCCATTAGGGTCGGGCATCGCCATCGGAGGATTGTTGCTTGGTGTGCCACTCTATCTCTTCACTGTAAAGAGAACATAA
- a CDS encoding threonine/serine exporter family protein translates to MNIVMLAGRILLECGAEANRVEDTMHRIAIAYGYEETQGYALNIFINFSLSPDHDTRMVKIKKNDTNLHKVFLVNHISRQIAQQKVSYEEAYQTLKRIDKTSHRYALWHKMLFAGLISMGFLYLQGGGWQDLLPAVLAGALGYFVTEYMKGKQLTLFIPDFLGAFVIGAVAIPLNHWIGSPNLAATITAGVMPIVPGVLITTAIQDLFERHMLMFTAKFLEAIVTSFAIGAGITTAFILL, encoded by the coding sequence ATGAATATTGTGATGCTGGCTGGGCGTATTTTATTAGAATGTGGGGCAGAAGCAAATCGTGTAGAAGATACGATGCATCGTATTGCGATAGCATACGGTTATGAAGAAACACAAGGCTATGCGCTCAATATCTTTATTAATTTCTCGTTATCACCTGATCATGATACACGTATGGTTAAGATAAAAAAGAATGATACAAACTTGCATAAAGTTTTTTTGGTCAATCATATATCACGCCAAATTGCACAACAAAAAGTATCTTATGAAGAGGCATATCAAACTTTGAAGAGAATTGATAAGACGTCTCATCGTTATGCGCTATGGCACAAGATGTTGTTTGCTGGATTGATTTCTATGGGGTTTTTGTATTTGCAAGGGGGCGGCTGGCAAGATTTACTACCTGCCGTACTTGCGGGTGCGCTAGGATATTTTGTTACGGAATATATGAAAGGAAAGCAACTGACCTTGTTTATTCCGGACTTTTTAGGTGCCTTCGTTATTGGAGCGGTTGCTATTCCACTTAATCACTGGATTGGCAGTCCGAATTTGGCAGCCACCATTACAGCAGGTGTGATGCCAATAGTGCCAGGGGTACTTATTACAACGGCAATTCAAGATTTATTCGAGCGACATATGTTGATGTTTACGGCTAAGTTTTTAGAAGCAATCGTGACATCATTTGCGATTGGTGCAGGCATTACCACTGCATTTATACTGTTATAG
- a CDS encoding threonine/serine exporter family protein — MTISLIFICSFLTSFCFAFIYDAPRRLFLPAGLCGGFGYLTYHLVHMSFGIDSIYASLCGSFILGIMSHMMARRYKSPVILFMVPGIIPLVPGSIFFKAAQKLLTLEFNEANDIFIRATLIAGAIAVGLLMSDQFAKSFIRKPIPIIRPKRQHKVRS, encoded by the coding sequence ATGACGATATCACTTATTTTTATATGTAGTTTTTTAACCTCATTTTGCTTTGCGTTTATTTATGACGCACCACGTCGTTTGTTTTTGCCAGCAGGTTTGTGTGGTGGCTTTGGTTATTTAACGTACCACCTTGTACATATGTCATTCGGCATCGACAGTATTTATGCGAGCTTGTGTGGTAGTTTTATACTTGGGATTATGAGTCATATGATGGCACGACGTTATAAGTCGCCTGTGATTCTCTTTATGGTTCCAGGTATTATTCCCCTTGTGCCGGGAAGTATTTTCTTTAAAGCAGCGCAAAAATTACTGACGTTAGAATTTAATGAAGCAAATGATATTTTTATACGTGCCACATTGATTGCGGGTGCGATTGCGGTCGGCTTACTTATGTCTGATCAATTTGCCAAGTCATTTATTAGAAAACCCATTCCAATTATTCGGCCTAAGCGCCAACATAAAGTGCGTTCATAA